In one Epinephelus lanceolatus isolate andai-2023 chromosome 19, ASM4190304v1, whole genome shotgun sequence genomic region, the following are encoded:
- the ehmt1b gene encoding histone-lysine N-methyltransferase EHMT1 isoform X2: MEAMRRKQPAGLAKGSVDKGASTKKEDLDAASNGEKKPDGEKEIAARLASSPPAETMLNGTECDDVRHKSPTHGSATANNKTLLLVNENGIPDTEPPHGSVTGSNGFILTKQQQEGGSAATPGLGVSPHRTNWLPSGSPTGGHTAKSPPASASGCTQSSGALRTDPSTGTTSGQGTPDTKNGTASSPALAPAPVTIHRARKTMSRPAVSPAQKLLNRELREAKSAKMEKKETPVAADAQRSSQQSPAQNHLPQSPPNTPASAQTASSSASPAPPAAPATPPAPEAPPAPETPPPSAAPPASTAPVAPPARPAPPAPAKLQIGSYSMGMSSRKKKRRMGTYSLVPKKKTKVLRQRSVLEMFKELQQSAKSPQMKEVANINGEKIENASEEEESEEGESEEEECQQSAGEPISAVREAASEPMSQVGDEQESEESGEEEGEEEGTESDLSTESSLKKKLKKKMKGDSAWLRPSRKRKRRIKAKELDAVDQPQASAQAQAGDGKECTQVFSPGSVNLNKPQEPAARSQNKDTSGSAMEEAQELPLCSCRMETPKSREILTLADRKCMATESVDGQLTRCQGAILKHEMMRPSNSVQLLVLCEDHRNGMVKHQCCPGCGFFCRAGTFMECQPDLSISHRFHRACASVLKGQSFCPHCGEEASKAKEVTIAKADTTSTVPSALAHGPATPGVPEGRADTTTGSSSRLAIGGEVSGRADSSLSMRSAHGLDASAVPGSSRTAALLAGTTSAPSVSQGPSRETLESILVALDTEKPKKLRFHPKQLYLSAKQGELKKVLLMLVDGIDPNFKMESHNKRTPLHAAAEGGYTDICHMLVQAGANLDMCDEDQRTPLMEACENNYMETVQYLLQAGASATHKDVEGFTCLHLAAKSGHYNIVEHLLTTGLININCQDDGGWTAMIWATEYKHADQVKLLLCKGADISIRDKEENICLHWAAFSGSVEIAELLLNAHCDLQAVNIHGDSPLHIAARENRLDCVTLFLSRGADVFLKNREGETPPDCCSHNSKAWAALQANRRERDARNSRHARTEEKVLHSDISLGQESVPLPCVNAVDSEPYPDDYKYISENCVTSPMNIDRNITHLQYCVCKEDCSASICMCGQLSLRCWYDKRGCLLPEFCREEPPLIFECNHACSCWRTCKNRVVQNGLRTRLQLFRTAKKGWGVRAVQDIPQGTFVCEYVGEIISEAEAEMRQNDTYLFSLDDKPEDLYCIDARFYGNISRFLNHMCEPNLFACRVFTTHQDLRFPHIAFFASENIKAGEELGFNYGDHFWEVKSKLFSCECGSSKCKYSSAAMASLQADSTPEDQQQPSASPDTSSSNTPSSPS, encoded by the exons ATGGAGGCCATGAGAAGAAAGCAG CCCGCTGGTCTGGCCAAAGGCAGTGTGGATAAAGGTGCCTCCACAAAGAAAGAGGACCTCGATGCGGCGAGCAACGGAGAGAAGAAGCCAG ATGGAGAAAAAGAGATAGCAGCCCGACTGGCCTCTTCCCCTCCAGCAGAGACAATGCTAAACGGCACTGAATGTGATGACGTGAGGCACAAGAGCCCGACACACGGCTCTGCTACGGCCAACAACAAGACTTTACTGTTGGTAAATGAAAACGGCATCCCAGACACAGAACCACCGCACGGTTCTGTCACTGGAAGCAATGGATTCATTCTCACtaagcagcagcaggaaggcGGCTCTGCAGCGACGCCGGGTTTGGGAGTTTCCCCCCACAGGACTAACTGGTTGCCTTCGGGCTCACCCACAGGGGGACACACAGCCAAATCTCCCCCGGCCTCGGCGTCTGGGTGCACACAGAGTTCAGGTGCATTAAGGACTGATCCCAGTACAGGGACAACATCGGGACAGGGGACACCAGACACTAAAAATGGCACGGCCTCATCACCCGCCCTTGCTCCAGCACCCGTCACGATACATAGAGCACGCAAGACCATGTCCAGACCTGCTGTCAGCCCGGCACAGAAG CTTCTTAACAGGGAATTAAGAGAAgcaaaaagtgccaaaatggagAAGAAGGAGACTCCTGTCGCAGCTGACGCTCAGAGATCCTCACAGCAGTCCCCCGCTCAGAACCATCTACCTCAGAGTCCACCGAATACGCCAGCTTCAGCACAAACTGCTTCATCGTCTGCTTCACCAGCAcctcctgcagctcctgcaACACCTCCGGCTCCTGAGGCTCCTCCAGCACCTGAGACTCCTCcaccctctgctgctcctccagctTCTACAGCTCCTGTGGCTCCTCCGGCtcgtccagctcctccagctccagCCAAGCTACAAATAG GTTCTTACTCAATGGGTATGTCATcccggaagaagaagaggaggatgggAACATACAGTCTGGTTCCCAAGAAGAAAACCAAAGTGCTGAGGCAGAGAAGTGTGCTGGAAATGTTTAAGGAACTACAACAGTCTGCCAAGAGCCCACAG ATGAAAGAGGTGGCAAACATAAATGGGGAGAAGATCGAAAATGCATCAGAGGAGGAAGAGTCCGAGGAGGGGgagtctgaggaagaggagtGTCAGCAGTCAGCAGGAGAACCCATCAGTGCTGTCCGGGAAGCAGCGTCTGAGCCCATGTCTCAG GTGGGGGATGAGCAGGAGTCTGAGGAGTctggagaagaagagggagaggaggagggcacAGAGTCTGACTTG AGCACAGAGTCAAGTCTGAAGAAGAAGCTGAAAAAGAAGATGAAGGGAGACAGCGCGTGGCTCAGGCCGTCCAGGAAACGGAAGAGGAGGATAAAGGCCAAAG AACTGGATGCGGTGGATCAGCCTCAGGCTTCAGCTCAGGCCCAGGCAGGCGATGGGAAGGAGTGCACACAGGTTTTCTCACCTGGGTCTGTCAACCTCAACAAGCCCCAAGAGCCGGCGGCTCGCTCACAGAACAAAG ACACTTCAGGGTCAGCGATGGAGGAGGCTCAGGAGCTTCCGCTCTGCAGCTGCCGCATGGAGACGCCCAAGAGTCGAGAGATTCTCACCCTGGCAGACAGGAAGTGCATGGCCACGGAGAGCGTTGACGGGCAGCTGACCCGCTGCCAGGGTGCCATACTGAAACATGAAATGATGCGTCCCTCCAACTCTGTTCAGCTGCTGGTTCTGTGTGAGGACCACCGCAACGGCATGGTGAAGCACCAGTGCTGCCCCGGCTGTGGCTTCTTCTGCAGGGCT GGGACCTTCATGGAGTGCCAACCAGACCTTAGCATCTCTCACCGTTTCCACCGTGCTTGTGCCTCTGTGCTGAAAGGTCAAAGCTTCTGTCCCCACTGTGGAGAGGAGGCCAGCAAGGCCAAGGAGGTCACCATCGCCAAGGCTGACACTACCTCCACAGTGCCCTCCGCGCTTGCACACGGACCTGCCACGCCTGGGGTCCCCGAGGGCCGAGCAGACACCACCACTGGCAG CTCTTCTCGTCTGGCTATTGGGGGTGAGGTCAGCGGCAGGGCAGACAGCTCGCTGTCCATGCGCTCTGCTCACGGACTCGACGCCTCTGCTGTTCCTGGGTCATCAAGGACGGCAGCACTGCTGGCTGGAACAACGTCAGCACCGTCAGTTTCTCAAGGACCATCCAGAGAGACTCTAGAGAGCATCCTGGTTGCTCTCGACACAGAGAA GCCCAAGAAGCTGCGATTTCACCCCAAACAACTTTACCTCTCGGCCAAACAGGGAGAGCTCAAGAAGGTCTTGCTCATGTTGG TGGACGGGATTGACCCAAACTTTAAGATGGAATCTCATAACAAGCGTACTCCGCTCCACGCTGCAGCTGAGGGAGGATACACAGACATCTGCCACATGCTCGTACAG GCTGGAGCAAACTTGGACATGTGTGACGAAGATCAGCGGACGCCACTGATGGAGGCCTGTGAGAACAACTATATGGAGACGGTCCAGTACCTGCTGCAAGCTGGAGCCAGCGCCACGCACAAG GATGTTGAAGGGTTCACGTGTCTCCACCTAGCGGCCAAGTCTGGCCATTACAACATTGTTGAGCACCTTCTGACAACAGGACTCATCAACATCAACTGTCAG GATGATGGAGGTTGGACAGCCATGATCTGGGCGACAGAGTACAAGCATGCGGACCAGGTGAAGCTGCTCCTGTGCAAAGGCGCTGACATCAGCATCAGGGACAAG GAAGAGAACATCTGCCTTCACTGGGCAGCGTTCTCGGGCAGTGTGGAGATCGCTGAGCTGCTCCTGAACGCCCACTGCGACCTGCAGGCTGTCAACATCCACGGAGACTCCCCTCTTCACATTGCTGCTCGGGAGAATCGTCTGGATTGTGTCAC GCTTTTCCTGAGTCGAGGAGCAGATGTGTTCCTGAAGAACCGCGAGGGAGAGACTCCCCCAGACTGCTGCAGCCACAACTCAAAGGCCTGGGCGGCCCTGCAGGCCAACAGGAGGGAAAGGGACGCCAGGAACAGCAGGCATGCACGGACAGAGGAGAAAGTCCTCCACAG TGACATATCTCTGGGGCAGGAGAGTGTCCCCCTGCCCTGTGTCAACGCTGTCGACAGTGAACCTTACCCAGACGACTACAAATACATCTCTGAAAACTGTGTCACCTCCCCCATGAACATCGATAGGAACATAACACACCTACAG TACTGTGTTTGTAAGGAAGATTGTTCAGCGAGCATCTGCATGTGTGGACAGCTCAGTCTGCGCTGCTGGTACGATAAG AGAGGTTGTCTTCTACCTGAATTCTGCCGTGAAGAACCTCCTCTCATCTTTGAGTGTAACCATGCGTGCTCCTGTTGGAGGACCTGCAAGAATCGTGTCGTGCAAAATGGACTCAG GACCAGGCTTCAGCTCTTCAGGACCGCTAAGAAGGGCTGGGGTGTCCGTGCAGTACAAGACATACCACAGGGGACCTTTGTATGCGA GTACGTGGGTGAGATCATCTCCGAAGCAGAAGCAGAGATGAGGCAGAATGACACTTACCTGTTCAGCCTGGATGATAAG CCCGAGGATCTATACTGCATCGATGCCCGTTTCTATGGAAACATCAGCCGCTTCCTCAATCACATGTGCGAGCCCAACTTGTTTGCCTGTCGAGTGTTCACGACGCACCAGGACCTTCGTTTCCCACACATTGCCTTCTTTGCCAGTGAAAACATCAAGGCTGGAGAGGAGCTTgg ATTTAACTACGGCGACCACTTCTGGGAAGTCAAAAGCAAGCTGTTCAGCTGCGAATGCGGCTCTTCAAAGTGCAAGTACTCGTCGGCGGCCATGGCGTCGCTGCAGGCGGACAGCACACCGGAGGACCAGCAGCAGCCCAGTGCGTCACCTGACACCAGCTCTTCCAACACTCCCTCCAGCCCTTCCTAA
- the ehmt1b gene encoding histone-lysine N-methyltransferase EHMT1 isoform X1 encodes MASVGPEPAGLAKGSVDKGASTKKEDLDAASNGEKKPDGEKEIAARLASSPPAETMLNGTECDDVRHKSPTHGSATANNKTLLLVNENGIPDTEPPHGSVTGSNGFILTKQQQEGGSAATPGLGVSPHRTNWLPSGSPTGGHTAKSPPASASGCTQSSGALRTDPSTGTTSGQGTPDTKNGTASSPALAPAPVTIHRARKTMSRPAVSPAQKLLNRELREAKSAKMEKKETPVAADAQRSSQQSPAQNHLPQSPPNTPASAQTASSSASPAPPAAPATPPAPEAPPAPETPPPSAAPPASTAPVAPPARPAPPAPAKLQIGSYSMGMSSRKKKRRMGTYSLVPKKKTKVLRQRSVLEMFKELQQSAKSPQMKEVANINGEKIENASEEEESEEGESEEEECQQSAGEPISAVREAASEPMSQVGDEQESEESGEEEGEEEGTESDLSTESSLKKKLKKKMKGDSAWLRPSRKRKRRIKAKELDAVDQPQASAQAQAGDGKECTQVFSPGSVNLNKPQEPAARSQNKDTSGSAMEEAQELPLCSCRMETPKSREILTLADRKCMATESVDGQLTRCQGAILKHEMMRPSNSVQLLVLCEDHRNGMVKHQCCPGCGFFCRAGTFMECQPDLSISHRFHRACASVLKGQSFCPHCGEEASKAKEVTIAKADTTSTVPSALAHGPATPGVPEGRADTTTGSSSRLAIGGEVSGRADSSLSMRSAHGLDASAVPGSSRTAALLAGTTSAPSVSQGPSRETLESILVALDTEKPKKLRFHPKQLYLSAKQGELKKVLLMLVDGIDPNFKMESHNKRTPLHAAAEGGYTDICHMLVQAGANLDMCDEDQRTPLMEACENNYMETVQYLLQAGASATHKDVEGFTCLHLAAKSGHYNIVEHLLTTGLININCQDDGGWTAMIWATEYKHADQVKLLLCKGADISIRDKEENICLHWAAFSGSVEIAELLLNAHCDLQAVNIHGDSPLHIAARENRLDCVTLFLSRGADVFLKNREGETPPDCCSHNSKAWAALQANRRERDARNSRHARTEEKVLHSDISLGQESVPLPCVNAVDSEPYPDDYKYISENCVTSPMNIDRNITHLQYCVCKEDCSASICMCGQLSLRCWYDKRGCLLPEFCREEPPLIFECNHACSCWRTCKNRVVQNGLRTRLQLFRTAKKGWGVRAVQDIPQGTFVCEYVGEIISEAEAEMRQNDTYLFSLDDKPEDLYCIDARFYGNISRFLNHMCEPNLFACRVFTTHQDLRFPHIAFFASENIKAGEELGFNYGDHFWEVKSKLFSCECGSSKCKYSSAAMASLQADSTPEDQQQPSASPDTSSSNTPSSPS; translated from the exons CCCGCTGGTCTGGCCAAAGGCAGTGTGGATAAAGGTGCCTCCACAAAGAAAGAGGACCTCGATGCGGCGAGCAACGGAGAGAAGAAGCCAG ATGGAGAAAAAGAGATAGCAGCCCGACTGGCCTCTTCCCCTCCAGCAGAGACAATGCTAAACGGCACTGAATGTGATGACGTGAGGCACAAGAGCCCGACACACGGCTCTGCTACGGCCAACAACAAGACTTTACTGTTGGTAAATGAAAACGGCATCCCAGACACAGAACCACCGCACGGTTCTGTCACTGGAAGCAATGGATTCATTCTCACtaagcagcagcaggaaggcGGCTCTGCAGCGACGCCGGGTTTGGGAGTTTCCCCCCACAGGACTAACTGGTTGCCTTCGGGCTCACCCACAGGGGGACACACAGCCAAATCTCCCCCGGCCTCGGCGTCTGGGTGCACACAGAGTTCAGGTGCATTAAGGACTGATCCCAGTACAGGGACAACATCGGGACAGGGGACACCAGACACTAAAAATGGCACGGCCTCATCACCCGCCCTTGCTCCAGCACCCGTCACGATACATAGAGCACGCAAGACCATGTCCAGACCTGCTGTCAGCCCGGCACAGAAG CTTCTTAACAGGGAATTAAGAGAAgcaaaaagtgccaaaatggagAAGAAGGAGACTCCTGTCGCAGCTGACGCTCAGAGATCCTCACAGCAGTCCCCCGCTCAGAACCATCTACCTCAGAGTCCACCGAATACGCCAGCTTCAGCACAAACTGCTTCATCGTCTGCTTCACCAGCAcctcctgcagctcctgcaACACCTCCGGCTCCTGAGGCTCCTCCAGCACCTGAGACTCCTCcaccctctgctgctcctccagctTCTACAGCTCCTGTGGCTCCTCCGGCtcgtccagctcctccagctccagCCAAGCTACAAATAG GTTCTTACTCAATGGGTATGTCATcccggaagaagaagaggaggatgggAACATACAGTCTGGTTCCCAAGAAGAAAACCAAAGTGCTGAGGCAGAGAAGTGTGCTGGAAATGTTTAAGGAACTACAACAGTCTGCCAAGAGCCCACAG ATGAAAGAGGTGGCAAACATAAATGGGGAGAAGATCGAAAATGCATCAGAGGAGGAAGAGTCCGAGGAGGGGgagtctgaggaagaggagtGTCAGCAGTCAGCAGGAGAACCCATCAGTGCTGTCCGGGAAGCAGCGTCTGAGCCCATGTCTCAG GTGGGGGATGAGCAGGAGTCTGAGGAGTctggagaagaagagggagaggaggagggcacAGAGTCTGACTTG AGCACAGAGTCAAGTCTGAAGAAGAAGCTGAAAAAGAAGATGAAGGGAGACAGCGCGTGGCTCAGGCCGTCCAGGAAACGGAAGAGGAGGATAAAGGCCAAAG AACTGGATGCGGTGGATCAGCCTCAGGCTTCAGCTCAGGCCCAGGCAGGCGATGGGAAGGAGTGCACACAGGTTTTCTCACCTGGGTCTGTCAACCTCAACAAGCCCCAAGAGCCGGCGGCTCGCTCACAGAACAAAG ACACTTCAGGGTCAGCGATGGAGGAGGCTCAGGAGCTTCCGCTCTGCAGCTGCCGCATGGAGACGCCCAAGAGTCGAGAGATTCTCACCCTGGCAGACAGGAAGTGCATGGCCACGGAGAGCGTTGACGGGCAGCTGACCCGCTGCCAGGGTGCCATACTGAAACATGAAATGATGCGTCCCTCCAACTCTGTTCAGCTGCTGGTTCTGTGTGAGGACCACCGCAACGGCATGGTGAAGCACCAGTGCTGCCCCGGCTGTGGCTTCTTCTGCAGGGCT GGGACCTTCATGGAGTGCCAACCAGACCTTAGCATCTCTCACCGTTTCCACCGTGCTTGTGCCTCTGTGCTGAAAGGTCAAAGCTTCTGTCCCCACTGTGGAGAGGAGGCCAGCAAGGCCAAGGAGGTCACCATCGCCAAGGCTGACACTACCTCCACAGTGCCCTCCGCGCTTGCACACGGACCTGCCACGCCTGGGGTCCCCGAGGGCCGAGCAGACACCACCACTGGCAG CTCTTCTCGTCTGGCTATTGGGGGTGAGGTCAGCGGCAGGGCAGACAGCTCGCTGTCCATGCGCTCTGCTCACGGACTCGACGCCTCTGCTGTTCCTGGGTCATCAAGGACGGCAGCACTGCTGGCTGGAACAACGTCAGCACCGTCAGTTTCTCAAGGACCATCCAGAGAGACTCTAGAGAGCATCCTGGTTGCTCTCGACACAGAGAA GCCCAAGAAGCTGCGATTTCACCCCAAACAACTTTACCTCTCGGCCAAACAGGGAGAGCTCAAGAAGGTCTTGCTCATGTTGG TGGACGGGATTGACCCAAACTTTAAGATGGAATCTCATAACAAGCGTACTCCGCTCCACGCTGCAGCTGAGGGAGGATACACAGACATCTGCCACATGCTCGTACAG GCTGGAGCAAACTTGGACATGTGTGACGAAGATCAGCGGACGCCACTGATGGAGGCCTGTGAGAACAACTATATGGAGACGGTCCAGTACCTGCTGCAAGCTGGAGCCAGCGCCACGCACAAG GATGTTGAAGGGTTCACGTGTCTCCACCTAGCGGCCAAGTCTGGCCATTACAACATTGTTGAGCACCTTCTGACAACAGGACTCATCAACATCAACTGTCAG GATGATGGAGGTTGGACAGCCATGATCTGGGCGACAGAGTACAAGCATGCGGACCAGGTGAAGCTGCTCCTGTGCAAAGGCGCTGACATCAGCATCAGGGACAAG GAAGAGAACATCTGCCTTCACTGGGCAGCGTTCTCGGGCAGTGTGGAGATCGCTGAGCTGCTCCTGAACGCCCACTGCGACCTGCAGGCTGTCAACATCCACGGAGACTCCCCTCTTCACATTGCTGCTCGGGAGAATCGTCTGGATTGTGTCAC GCTTTTCCTGAGTCGAGGAGCAGATGTGTTCCTGAAGAACCGCGAGGGAGAGACTCCCCCAGACTGCTGCAGCCACAACTCAAAGGCCTGGGCGGCCCTGCAGGCCAACAGGAGGGAAAGGGACGCCAGGAACAGCAGGCATGCACGGACAGAGGAGAAAGTCCTCCACAG TGACATATCTCTGGGGCAGGAGAGTGTCCCCCTGCCCTGTGTCAACGCTGTCGACAGTGAACCTTACCCAGACGACTACAAATACATCTCTGAAAACTGTGTCACCTCCCCCATGAACATCGATAGGAACATAACACACCTACAG TACTGTGTTTGTAAGGAAGATTGTTCAGCGAGCATCTGCATGTGTGGACAGCTCAGTCTGCGCTGCTGGTACGATAAG AGAGGTTGTCTTCTACCTGAATTCTGCCGTGAAGAACCTCCTCTCATCTTTGAGTGTAACCATGCGTGCTCCTGTTGGAGGACCTGCAAGAATCGTGTCGTGCAAAATGGACTCAG GACCAGGCTTCAGCTCTTCAGGACCGCTAAGAAGGGCTGGGGTGTCCGTGCAGTACAAGACATACCACAGGGGACCTTTGTATGCGA GTACGTGGGTGAGATCATCTCCGAAGCAGAAGCAGAGATGAGGCAGAATGACACTTACCTGTTCAGCCTGGATGATAAG CCCGAGGATCTATACTGCATCGATGCCCGTTTCTATGGAAACATCAGCCGCTTCCTCAATCACATGTGCGAGCCCAACTTGTTTGCCTGTCGAGTGTTCACGACGCACCAGGACCTTCGTTTCCCACACATTGCCTTCTTTGCCAGTGAAAACATCAAGGCTGGAGAGGAGCTTgg ATTTAACTACGGCGACCACTTCTGGGAAGTCAAAAGCAAGCTGTTCAGCTGCGAATGCGGCTCTTCAAAGTGCAAGTACTCGTCGGCGGCCATGGCGTCGCTGCAGGCGGACAGCACACCGGAGGACCAGCAGCAGCCCAGTGCGTCACCTGACACCAGCTCTTCCAACACTCCCTCCAGCCCTTCCTAA